In Anopheles gambiae chromosome 2, idAnoGambNW_F1_1, whole genome shotgun sequence, a single window of DNA contains:
- the LOC5667456 gene encoding proliferation marker protein Ki-67 encodes MKMFSIRGANILILNKESGEQTRKIAVKTDRVTIGAHPLNSIRLHTLEAERLHCKLFADSSNSVTIHNFSVRNPVLLNGVRLEGKTVIQNGDKFEVAGYLFEWNYNPANINAVRKSTKRATCLPSVGKPKTLKRVRSFGELVKQCSVKVPRDVGLMLNAIRKRRTIHSIIVPSLNRSPESDGTHENVHLTDNTHAQADTTMQMELNAANPVANPNEISTIEKENVTLRHEIPKLQTTGVMLTSYVSLAEKRHLTCKTPVASPKRTPLRHKNATFDKTEIEEYLVNVSNPHDSMHLIDLTTPVKSRPTSAVRKIFSGKVAQSPRVLDAINLISPSPKKVNRTPNSVKAVAPSTPKVALLKSAIKNSRIHASDTKKTPLASSLSNKKTPNVKINTSVRTDPHKVTPISSKTSAVKLRKHLISSLNKKDSSDTPVPIVTAEAPTDPNTTPIPIVTTETLSKHSTPVPESIPRDQQSLQSVIPEYKDEIIANVADTGVEDTAVVMPMFDVQSVIKKPNRTTQIRSAKYSDVTPHESFMDGVTPAVVPPEENALVLHADINEPVRSNTLNEELKNVNDLPTCTRLNRNSCLPISTAQLTPQPTKSRKTFSALDYNSLSVSPMSRVSIPEDPIIDLDLDSELSSLDDQVNEDELLASSDSEPVHDIEILPAKVSTPQLRDSLRDTRKFIGSAFTSLNTSRPQLDLTAEIDESLLINEEEEPDQGNNKMYNMQAAHESELPNEQIISNALVVSDDTATPMETKPKSSSASILSNSMRECFSSKHSKINDNRRNTLSTAVLPDSSRGLTKEDINCVSQYMETTPSEEEPKQFSDVSVHEQLQPVDADLDDSKNMLNPAADSNQLSPNYSLKIITKTPTRLPESANEHVSETKMLLSTPKIADEYIQENRENMFSTPKAIESSEVGCDRVSTCINLIGVKEMLKTPKVSHSDVNYCHAMENMFRTPKSVVSSETEKENSCGNVECNEELHNTLPERQSDGQQCEEIQHGINAEPTSPSAELVDIDKMKELSSTPKSISFADADQNDSSCIDLEDSVDPLSSAVDIEGNRQVEEIPSTPKSISTIDGDQNELSRADLVEAEDVELQELNRTPTPISSIDVDKNESVCIELAVGDDSLLAAATVEDTCEVEKIPDEQPSASTCTDLADVVEDVASTGNIEENDEENELNKTPKEILSMQVENEKHNCVNLVGVKELLKTPKKCNVDDADYRELQDMFKTPKRSSKITAKGSETCVNLVGVKELLKTPKNIDMDASNLSAIQNMLKTPKLVSCDDADSNESVCAEVIDIAASVSPTNQEENNEIKKLIRTPQSISCADADQNELSCIDLEDSVDPLPSAVDVEGNRQVEEIPSTPKPISAIDEDQNELSCEDLVDAEEVELQELNRTPTPISSIDVDKNESVCIELAVGDDSLLAAATVEDTCEVEKIPDEQPSASTCTDLADVVEDVASTGNIEENDEENELNKTPKEILSMQVENEKQNCVNLVGVKELLKTPKKCNVDDADYRELQDMFKTPKPSSKITAKGSETCVSLIGVKELLKTPKNIDMDASNLSAIQNMLKTPKPVSRDDADSNESVCADVEDVEEEPGSPFDDIDDNCKVEAISKTPKAQSASVLDQNKSTCVDISNDVQLASPSTDIEHHVEVEAKELLQTPNLTRQSGKEDQNCGNLVGVKELLKTPKNSNVDDADYRELQDMFKTPKPCKPAISGKAEDPIVNLVGVKELLKTPKTTHKETQDSIAMQNMFKTPKPASCDDADSNESTSAEMTDIAAPVSSTNQEENNEIKKLIRTPQSISCADADQNELSCIDLEDSVDPLPSAVDVEGNRQVEEIPSTPKPISAIDEDQNELSCEDRVDAEEVELQELNRTAKPISTIDEDQNQSIELAVADDPVSPADTVEDTCEVEQIFDEKPNASTCTDLADVVEDVASTGNIEENVEVNELNRTPKAILSMKVENEKQNCVNLVGVKELLKTPKNCNADDADYRELQDMFKTPKPSSRITAKGSETCVSLVGVKELLKTPKNIDMDASNLSAIQNMLKTPKPVFCDDADSNESVCAVVEHVEEEPGSPCADIDDNCKVEAIPKTPKAQSASVLDQNKSTCVDISNDVQPASPSTDIEHHVEAEAKELLQTPNLTRQSGKEDQNCGNLVGVKELLKTPKNSNIDDADYREFQDMFKTPKPCKPAISGKAEDPIVNLVGVKELLKTPKTTHKETQDSIAMQNMFKTPKATSSVETSTDKAESSIVNLVGVKELLKTPKNSVTETQDLSDMPDMFKTPKPIAANKLDNKKSVKHDDSGKESVEMAKEETKLDPATPTRTMRKRKLYSRKDEELKTPDNLTAPSPQRGVSDAEYLNILKLPAAKENILTEKFSESPARRDMPKRTCRQKIESLSEEVLAGKSPAPKYCKPPAQKEDAATPIIKEEVDALLTIRRVAFVDVVNVKEFNSPNIVGDVIKNVNRQPRGRKRITEAHDSLNSSEEATEQVVENVKRKRGRPAMVKENLEQPKAVATGGSQRITESNATSESEDLVSDQQSSDVTNEDMGLVDTETKEKNEDEQPTDVAGIEQKLPRRRQQTKGLKSASATKHILSEESVNENDTPVKKRGRTQKKASEVDVLAETSNSTPLRRGRPKKALQIVEETASTDNQNNETDKLAQDETKSVDEKANVEVNNVTESGKEEQDIVKPVVKGRRRKIEAHKEENTGHKSAETVPEATKPASRGRRRKVEEPQEKELEKEVSETVQDEPKVVGRGRRRKIEVHNEDEAVKEDVVAVAQQTTKPVARGRRRKIEEHNDEEPLEKVTEDVQDSSKSVDKTPQRNTEVCVEEDSAKVDVAVAQNETKPVRKGGRRKQELIKAEDTESEDASVIKDEVKPVGKGRRRKVEVQTKEEPTEVKAVKGRRRKIEVPAEEAEVEEKHEPSETPKRGKSETVVVSGSQQDTGEQKHDQETSAKTTTKARKTAKKDEASNTDDSVAVENAADSSPKTETRPVRRTRAKRN; translated from the exons ATGAAGATGTTTTCCATACGTGGTGCTAACATATTGATCCTTAATAAGGAAAGTGGTGAACAGACGCGAAAAATCGCTGTGAAAACCGATCGTGTAACAATTGGCGCCCATCCGCTGAACAGCATACGGCTCCACACACTCGAAGCAGAGCGGCTTCACTGTAAATTGTTTGCCGATTCATCGAATTCG GTTACTATCCACAACTTTTCTGTGCGTAATCCGGTCCTGCTGAATGGCGTACGACTGGAGGGCAAAACAGTGATACAGAATGGCGATAAATTCGAAGTGGCTGGCTACTTATTTGAGTGGAACTATAATCCAGCTAATATTAATGCGGTTCGTAAATCGACCAAACGCGCCACTTGTCTGCCCAGTGTTGGAAAGCCCAAAACATTGAAACGCGTAAGAAGCTTCGGAGAACTCGTTAAACAATGTTCTGTAAAAGTTCCGCGTGATGTtggtttgatgttgaatgCCATTCGGAAACGCAGAACAATACACAG CATCATTGTACCTTCATTGAACCGGTCCCCGGAATCAGATGGAACGCATGAGAATGTCCATTTAACCGATAACACTCATGCGCAGGCCGATACCACCATGCAAATGGAATTGAATGCCGCTAATCCTGTTGCAAACCCCAACGAAATTTCAACaattgaaaaggaaaacgTTACATTACGACACGAAATACCCAAACTACAGACTACAGGCGTCATGCTTACATCGTACGTTTCTTTAGCAGAAAAACGACATTTAACATGTAAAACACCGGTCGCCTCACCTAAGCGAACGCCACTGCGACACAAGAACGCAACTTTTGATAAAACAGAAATTGAAGAATATCTGGTAAATGTGTCCAATCCACACGATTCGATGCATTTAATCGATCTAACAACGCCTGTTAAATCGCGGCCCACAAGCGCAGTGCGCAAAATTTTCTCCGGAAAAGTGGCCCAGTCTCCTCGTGTATTGGACGCTATCAATTTGATCTCACCAAGTCCGAAGAAAGTTAATCGAACGCCTAATTCGGTGAAAGCTGTAGCACCTTCAACACCTAAAGTAGCATTGCTTAAATCGGCCATTAAAAATTCTCGAATACATGCTTCGGACACTAAGAAAACACCGTTGGCGTCGTCTCTATCGAACAAGAAGACGCCAAATGTTAAGATCAATACGAGCGTACGGACAGATCCACATAAGGTGACACCGATTTCTAGCAAAACTTCTGCGGTTAAGTTGCGCAAACATTTGATATCGTCGCTGAACAAAAAAGATTCTAGTGACACTCCAGTTCCAATCGTCACTGCAGAAGCACCGACAGATCCAAACACTACTCCAATACCAATTGTGACAACCGAAACATTAAGCAAACATTCAACACCGGTACCCGAAAGCATCCCTAGGGACCAACAGTCGCTACAATCCGTAATACCCGAATATAAAGACGAGATAATCGCGAATGTTGCAGATACGGGTGTTGAAGACACGGCAGTTGTTATGCCGATGTTTGATGTACAATCAGTTATAAAGAAGCCCAACAGGACAACACAAATACGATCGGCAAAATATTCAGATGTCACGCCTCATGAATCCTTTATGGATGGAGTAACACCAGCTGTTGTCCCGCCGGAAGAGAATGCGCTTGTGTTGCATGCGGACATCAACGAACCCGTGCGATCTAACACGCTAAATGAAGAGCTGAAAAACGTGAACGACCTACCTACATGTACCCGCCTGAACCGTAATTCTTGCTTACCGATTAGTACTGCGCAACTTACGCCCCAGCCAACAAAGTCACGGAAAACATTTAGCGCTCTCGATTACAACAGTTTATCCGTAAGCCCGATGAGCCGTGTTAGTATCCCGGAAGATCCGATAATAGATTTGGATTTAGATTCGGAGCTCAGTTCTCTGGATGATCAAGTGAATGAGGATGAACTTTTGGCAAGTAGTGATTCAGAGCCTGTCCATGATATAGAAATATTACCCGCGAAAGTTAGTACACCACAGCTGAGGGATTCGTTGCGAGATACGCGAAAATTTATTGGTAGCGCTTTTACGTCCTTAAACACATCAAGACCACAGCTGGACTTGACAGCCGAAATAGATGAAAGCCTACTGATTAATGAGGAAGAAGAACCGGATCAAGGTAATAATAAGATGTACAACATGCAAGCAGCTCATGAGTCAGAGTTGCCAAATGaacaaattatttcaaatgCCCTTGTCGTAAGTGATGACACGGCGACGCCAATGGAAACGAAGCCGAAATCATCTTCAGCATCAATTCTTTCTAACAG TATGCGGGAATGCTTTTCATCTAAACACTCGAAAATAAATGACAATCGAAGGAATACGCTCTCCACTGCAGTTCTACCGGATTCATCAAGAGGATTGACGAAAGAGGACATAAATTGTGTTTCACAATATATGGAAACGACTCCATCTGAGGAAGA ACCCAAACAATTCTCTGATGTCTCTGTCCATGAGCAGCTGCAACCAGTTGATGCTGATCTCGATGACAGTAAGAATATGCTGAATCCTGCTGCAGATTCCAACCAACTGTCGCCTAACTATAGCTTAAAGATCATTACGAAAACACCAACACGTTTGCCGGAATCTGCCAATGAGCATGTAAGTGAAACTAAAATGCTGCTTAGCACTCCTAAAATCGCCGATGAGTACATACAAGAAAACCGTGAGAATATGTTCAGCACACCGAAAGCAATAGAATCATCTGAGGTGGGCTGCGATAGGGTATCAACGTGTATCAATCTGATAGGTGTTAAGGAAATGCTTAAGACTCCTAAAGTCTCTCATTCAGACGTTAATTACTGCCATGCGATGGAAAATATGTTTAGAACACCGAAATCCGTAGTTTCATCTGAGACAGAGAAGGAAAACAGTTGTGGTAATGTTGAGTGTAATGAAGAATTGCACAACACTCTACCCGAACGCCAATCTGATGGTCAACAATGTGAAGAAATTCAACATGGTATTAATGCTGAGCCTACATCGCCAAGCGCTGAATTAGTGGACATTGACAAGATGAAGGAACTGAGTAGCACACCTAAGTCGATATCTTTCGCTGATGCAGATCAAAATGACTCATCTTGTATCGATCTGGAAGATTCTGTTGACCCTTTGTCGTCTGCTGTTGATATCGAAGGCAATCGTCAGGTCGAGGAGATACCGAGCACACCGAAATCGATATCCACTATCGATGGAGATCAAAATGAGTTATCCCGTGCGGATCTGGTAGAAGCTGAAGACGTCGAGTTGCAGGAGTTAAACAGAACACCGACGCCAATATCTAGTATCGACGTAGATAAAAACGAGTCAGTTTGTATTGAACTGGCAGTTGGGGATGATTCTTTATTGGCTGCTGCTACCGTAGAAGATACTTGTGAGGTTGAAAAAATACCCGATGAACAGCCAAGTGCGTCAACCTGTACCGATCTTGCAGATGTAGTGGAAGATGTGGCATCAACTGGCAATATTGAAGAAAACGATGAGGAGAATGAGTTGAACAAAACACCGAAGGAAATTTTGTCTATGCAAGTAGAAAACGAGAAACACAATTGTGTCAATCTGGTAGGTGTGAAAGAGCTGCTTAAGACGCCTAAAAAATGCAACGTTGATGATGCAGATTATCGTGAGCTTCAGGACATGTTCAAAACACCAAAGCGGTCATCTAAAATTACTGCTAAGGGCTCAGAGACCTGTGTAAATTTGGTCGGGGTGAAAGAACTGTTAAAAACTCCTAAAAACATCGACATGGATGCTTCAAACTTGAGTGCGATTCAAAATATGCTTAAAACTCCGAAGCTGGTATCTTGCGATGACGCAGATTCGAATGAGTCAGTCTGTGCCGAAGTGATAGATATCGCGGCGTCTGTATCGCCAACCAATCAGGAAGAAAATAACGAGATTAAGAAGTTGATTAGAACACCGCAATCGATTTCCTGTGCTGATGCAGATCAAAATGAGTTATCTTGTATCGATCTGGAAGATTCTGTTGATCCTTTGCCTTCTGCAGTTGATGTCGAAGGCAATCGTCAGGTCGAGGAGATACCGAGCACGCCGAAGCCGATATCTGCTATCGATGAAGATCAAAATGAGTTATCCTGTGAGGATCTGGTAGATGCTGAAGAAGTCGAGTTGCAGGAGTTAAACAGAACACCGACGCCAATATCTAGTATCGACGTAGATAAAAACGAGTCAGTTTGTATTGAACTGGCAGTTGGGGATGATTCTTTATTGGCTGCTGCTACCGTAGAAGATACTTGTGAGGTCGAAAAAATACCCGATGAACAGCCAAGTGCGTCAACCTGTACCGATCTTGCAGATGTAGTGGAAGATGTGGCATCAACTGGCAATATTGAAGAAAACGATGAGGAGAATGAGTTGAACAAAACACCGAAGGAAATTTTGTCTATGCAAGtagaaaacgagaaacaaaATTGTGTCAATCTGGTAGGTGTGAAAGAGCTGCTTAAGACGCCTAAAAAATGCAACGTTGATGATGCAGATTATCGTGAGCTTCAGGACATGTTCAAAACACCAAAGCCGTCATCTAAAATTACTGCTAAGGGCTCAGAGACCTGTGTAAGTTTGATAGGGGTAAAAGAACTGTTAAAAACTCCTAAAAACATCGACATGGATGCTTCAAACTTGAGTGCGATTCAAAATATGCTTAAAACTCCGAAGCCGGTATCTCGTGATGATGCAGATTCGAATGAGTCAGTATGTGCCGATGTTGAGGATGTAGAAGAAGAGCCTGGATCGCCATTCGATGATATTGATGATAATTGTAAGGTCGAAGCGATATCCAAAACACCGAAGGCGCAATCTGCTTCTGTCCTAGATCAAAATAAGTCAACATGTGTTGATATTTCTAACGACGTACAGCTTGCGTCACCAAGCACTGATATAGAACACCATGTTGAAGTTGAGGCAAAGGAGTTGTTACAAACACCGAATCTGACACGTCAATCTGGAAAGGAAGATCAAAACTGCGGCAATCTGGTAGGTGTGAAAGAGCTGCTTAAGACTCCGAAAAACAGCAACGTAGATGATGCTGATTACCGTGAGCTTCAGGACATGTTCAAAACACCAAAACCATGCAAACCGGCAATTTCCGGAAAAGCAGAAGATCCTATTGTAAATTTGGTCGGGGTAAAAGAACTGTTAAAAACACCCAAAACTACCCACAAAGAAACTCAAGACTCGATTGCGATGCAAAATATGTTCAAAACTCCGAAGCCGGCATCTTGTGACGATGCAGATTCGAATGAGTCAACCAGTGCTGAAATGACAGATATCGCGGCGCCTGTGTCGTCAACCAATCAGGAAGAAAATAACGAGATTAAGAAGTTGATCAGAACACCGCAATCGATTTCCTGTGCTGATGCAGATCAAAATGAGTTATCTTGTATCGATCTGGAAGATTCTGTTGATCCTTTGCCTTCTGCAGTTGATGTCGAAGGCAATCGTCAGGTCGAGGAGATACCGAGCACGCCGAAGCCGATATCTGCTATCGATGAAGATCAAAATGAGTTATCCTGTGAGGATCGGGTAGATGCTGAAGAAGTCGAGTTGCAGGAGTTAAACAGAACAGCGAAGCCGATATCTACTATCGATGAAGACCAAAATCAGTCAATTGAACTGGCAGTTGCGGATGATCCCGTATCACCTGCTGATACTGTAGAAGACACTTGTGAGGTCGAGCAAATATTCGATGAAAAGCCAAATGCGTCAACCTGTACCGATCTTGCAGATGTAGTGGAAGATGTGGCATCAACTGGCAATATCGAAGAAAACGTTGAGGTGAATGAGTTGAACAGAACACCGAAGGCAATTTTGTCTATGAAAGtagaaaacgagaaacaaaATTGTGTCAATCTGGTAGGTGTGAAAGAGCTGCTTAAGACGCCTAAAAATTGCAACGCTGATGATGCAGATTATCGTGAGCTTCAGGACATGTTCAAAACACCAAAGCCGTCATCTAGAATTACTGCTAAGGGCTCAGAGACGTGTGTAAGTTTGGTCGGGGTAAAAGAACTGTTAAAAACTCCTAAAAACATCGACATGGATGCTTCAAACTTGAGTGCGATTCAAAATATGCTTAAAACACCTAAGCCGGTATTTTGCGATGATGCAGATTCGAATGAGTCAGTCTGTGCCGTTGTTGAGCATGTAGAAGAAGAGCCTGGATCGCCATGCGCTGATATTGATGACAATTGTAAGGTCGAAGCGATACCCAAAACACCGAAGGCACAATCTGCTTCTGTCCTAGATCAAAATAAGTCAACATGTGTTGATATTTCTAACGACGTACAGCCTGCGTCACCAAGCACTGATATAGAACACCATGTTGAGGCTGAGGCAAAGGAGTTGTTACAAACACCGAATCTGACACGTCAATCTGGAAAGGAAGATCAAAACTGCGGCAATCTGGTAGGTGTGAAAGAGCTGCTTAAGACTCCGAAAAACAGCAACATAGATGATGCTGATTACCGTGAGTTTCAGGACATGTTCAAAACACCAAAACCATGCAAACCTGCAATTTCTGGAAAAGCAGAAGATCCCATTGTAAATTTGGTCGGGGTAAAAGAACTGTTAAAAACACCCAAAACTACCCACAAAGAAACTCAAGACTCGATTGCGATGCAAAATATGTTCAAAACACCGAAGGCAACATCTTCAGTTGAAACAAGCACCGATAAAGCAGAATCATCCATTGTTAATCTAGTTGGTGTAAAAGAGCTGCTCAAGACTCCTAAAAACTCCGTAACAGAGACGCAAGATTTGTCTGATATGCCAGATATGTTTAAAACTCCAAAACCTATAGCTGCAAATAAGTTAGACAACAAGAAATCAGTAAAGCATGATGATAGCGGAAAAGAGTCCGTCGAAATGGCAAAGGAGGAGACAAAACTTGATCCAGCAACACCTACGAGAACGATGAGAAAGCGAAAGCTTTATTCAAGAAAAGATGAGGAACTGAAAACACCAGACAACTTAACGGCTCCAAGTCCACAGCGTGGTGTTTCAGATGCAGAGTATTTGAACATATTAAAACTCCCAGCCGCGAAGGAGAATATTTTAACTGAAAAGTTTTCGGAATCTCCTGCTCGAAGAGATATGCCGAAACGAACATGTCGTCAAAAAATCGAAAGTTTGTCAGAGGAGGTTTTGGCCGGAAAGTCTCCAGCCCCGAAATACTGCAAACCACCAGCGCAGAAAGAAGATGCTGCTACGCCAATCATAAAGGAAGAAGTAGATGCGCTATTAACAATTAGACGTGTTGCATTCGTTGATGTTGTAAACGTTAAGGAATTCAACTCGCCAAATATTGTTGGGGATGTAATAAAGAACGTTAATAGACAACCACGTGGAAGGAAACGTATTACTGAGGCACATGATTCGTTGAATAGCTCAGAAGAAGCTACGGAGCAGGTGGTTGAAAATGTCAAGAGAAAACGTGGGCGACCTGCCATGGTTAAGGAGAATTTGGAACAACCGAAGGCAGTTGCCACGGGTGGTAGTCAACGAATAACTGAATCTAACGCAACTAGCGAGTCAGAGGATTTAGTTAGCGACCAACAAAGCTCGGATGTCACTAATGAGGATATGGGGCTTGTTGATACAGAGACAAAGGAGAAAAATGAAGATGAGCAACCCACTGATGTAGCTGGTATCGAGCAGAAACTACCAAGAAGAcggcaacaaacaaaagggCTCaaatcagcatcagcaacgAAGCACATTTTAAGCGAAGAAAGTGTGAATGAAAACGATACACCGGTCAAGAAACGGGGACGGACACAAAAGAAAGCGTCTGAAGTTGATGTTTTGGCTGAAACATCTAATAGCACACCTTTGAGAAGGGGAAGGCCTAAGAAAGCTTTGCAAATAGTAGAAGAAACAGCCTCAACAGATAACCAGAATAATGAAACAGATAAACTAGCACAGGATGAAACGAAGTCAGTTGATGAAAAAGCTAATGTAGAAGTAAATAACGTGACCGAATCGGGGAAAGAAGAGCAAGATATTGTAAAACCTGTTGTAAAAGGACGTAGACGTAAGATAGAAGCACACAAGGAGGAAAATACGGGGCATAAGTCAGCGGAAACTGTACCAGAAGCAACAAAGCCTGCCAGCAGAGGCCGTAGACGTAAGGTTGAAGAACCACAGGAGAAAGAATTGGAAAAAGAAGTTTCAGAAACAGTGCAGGATGAGCCGAAAGTTGTTGGTAGAGGCCGTAGACGTAAGATAGAGGTACATAATGAAGATGAAGCGGTAAAAGAAGATGTTGTAGCAGTTGCACAGCAAACGACGAAACCGGTAGCCAGAGGCCGTAGACGCAAGATTGAAGAACATAATGATGAAGAACCGTTAGAAAAAGTAACAGAAGATGTGCAGGATTCATCTAAATCTGTTGACAAAACTCCTCAGCGTAATACAGAGGTATGTGTCGAGGAAGATTCGGCCAAAGTAGATGTCGCTGTTGCACAGAATGAAACCAAGCCTGTGCGTAAAGGTGGTAGACGTAAGCAGGAACTAATTAAAGCAGAAGACACAGAGAGTGAAGATGCATCAGTTATAAAGGATGAAGTGAAGCCTGTCGGCAAAGGGCGTAGACGTAAAGTAGAAGTACAGACAAAAGAAGAGCCGACTGAAGTGAAAGCTGTCAAAGGTCGTAGACGTAAGATAGAGGTGCCGGCTGAGGAAGCGGAAGTGGAAGAGAAACATGAACCTAGTGAAACTCCAAAACGTGGTAAGAGCGAAACTGTTGTCGTCAGTGGATCGCAGCAGGATACAGGCgaacagaaacacgatcagGAAACTAGCGCCAAAACCACGACAAAGGCAAGAAAAACCGCCAAAAAAGATGAAGCAAGCAATACTGATGATTCGGTCGCAGTAGAAAATGCTGCTGATTCAAGTCCAAAAACCGAGACAAGGCCGGTGAGAAGAACTCGTGCTAAACGGAACTAA
- the LOC1274210 gene encoding chitobiosyldiphosphodolichol beta-mannosyltransferase has translation MNDKSKVQNACVIVLGDIGRSPRMQYHVKSLSENDFSVDFIGYVQSPPLEEIRASPNVRMHELNPFPELELPNILKYIFKTIWQALGLLITLISIRKPKFILCQNPPAIPAIIVAYLYCLFARSKLIIDWHNYTYSILELEAPDSLIVRVAKKVESFFGARAADGFCVTKAMKDDLYTRWNVRATVLYDRPPQQFQSISIQDKHNLFLRLGESVSAFRTAQDAAGEDIVECTAFTTKHRNGEIKLRDSRPGLLVSSTSWTPDEDFSILLSALDQYEREASAMPAHYPNLVCIITGKGPLKEKYRKIVDSKSWKMVKLEMPWLENEDYPKLLASSDLGVCLHYSSSGLDLPMKVVDMFGCGLPVCAIHFDCINELVKHGENGFVFQHHQELSEQIGRWFYDFPSNIALANMKQDIQKHLKQFQTLRWTENWRNVALPVFKK, from the exons ATGAACGATAAGAGTAAGGTGCAAAATGCATGTGTTATCGTCCTGGGCGACATTGGACGCAGCCCCCGCATGCAGTACCATGTGAAGAGCCTGTCTGAGAACGATTTCTCGGTGGACTTCATCGGATACGTACAATCGCCACCGTTGGAAGAAATCAGAGCCAGTCCCAATGTGCGAATGCACGAGCTGAACCCGTTCCCGGAGCTGGAATTGCCGAACATTCTGAAGTACATCTTTAAAACGATATGGCAAGCGTTAGGTTTGCTCATTACTCTAATCAGCATACGGAAGCCGAAGTTTATTCTTTGCCAAAATCCTCCGGCCATCCCGGCGATCATTGTGGCATACCTCTATTGCTTGTTTGCCCGCTCGAAGCTGATTATTGATTGGCATAACTACACGTATTCGATTTTGGAGCTCGAGGCGCCAGACTCACTGATCGTACGAGTTGCGAAAAAGGTGGAATCATTCTTTGGCGCAAGGGCAGCCGACGGGTTTTGCGTCACTAAAGCGATGAAAGATGATCTTTACACGCGTTGGAATGTTAG AGCAACCGTACTGTACGACCGACCACCACAGCAATTCCAGAGCATCTCGATTCAGGACAAGCATAACCTGTTTTTGCGCCTTGGAGAAAGTGTCAGCGCCTTCCGCACCGCACAAGACGCAGCGGGTGAAGATATTGTAGAGTGTACGGCGTTCACCACCAAGCACCGTAATGGCGAGATCAAGCTTCGTGACTCAAGACCTGGCCTGCTGGTTTCCAGCACCAGCTGGACACCGGATGAAGATTTCAGTATTTTGCTCAGCGCGTTGGATCAGTATGAGCGAGAAGCATCAGCAATGCCGGCGCACTACCCGAATCTGGTGTGCATTATTACGGGCAAGGGGCCGCTTAAGGAAAAGTACCGCAAAATTGTAGACTCAAAATCGTGGAAGATGGTGAAGCTGGAAATGCCTTGGCTGGAGAATGAAGACTATCCAAAACTGTTGGCGAGCAGCGATTTGGGCGTATGCCTGCACTACAGCTCTAGTGGACTGGACTTGCCGATGAAGGTCGTGGACATGTTTGGCTGTGGACTGCCCGTTTGTGCCATCCATTTCGATTG TATCAACGAACTTGTGAAGCACGGTGAGAATGGCTTCGTATTTCAGCACCATCAGGAGTTGTCTGAGCAAATTGGCCGTTGGTTCTACGACTTCCCCAGTAACATTGCCTTGGCGAACATGAAGCAGGATATACAGAAGCACCTGAAGCAGTTCCAAACGCTCAGATGGACCGAGAATTGGAGAAATGTCGCATTGccagtgtttaaaaaatag